The following are from one region of the Magallana gigas chromosome 4, xbMagGiga1.1, whole genome shotgun sequence genome:
- the LOC136274723 gene encoding zinc finger CCHC domain-containing protein 12-like: MSDEEDSVIKTQPTSPFPSEPVDKAVYERMLHTFQSMGLNPKGNNPAELGQWMKDYIAQTKDIPPGASKVEQTGVRQDVKPKIPPLSLPSEGSSISRTRSVTTLSPYPPKIRTFSGGDNKGETTYDIWRYEVKMVLKDSGYTREQKDFAIRRSLTGSAARVVMYQGLDKPLSDILETLDSVYGSVENKQQLLSEFYGARQRQDEDITAWSGRLEEIIGKGLEKGIVRQNEVNSMLHSMLWTGLRQELKDISGYKYDNIQDFNKLRIALRQIEKDHQQDQQKTSKSNTATTKRSTAIQRKSTLQRNTIQRNIQWTTTEKLKHVSNIS; this comes from the exons ATGAGCGACGAGGAAGATAGTGTCATCAAAACTCAGCCGACTAGTCCTTTTCCGTCCGAACCAGTTGACAAAGCGGTCTATGAGAGGATGCTGCACACATTCCAATCAATGGGACTAAATCCAAAGGGAAATAACCCAGCAGAACTTGGACAATGGATGAAAGACTATATAGCCCAAACAAAAGATATTCCACCAGGTGCTAGTAAAGTGGAACAAACAGGGGTAAGACAAGATGTAAAACCAAAGATACCTCCACTCAGTTTACCATCCGAGGGATCCAGCATATCAAGGACACGATCTGTGACAACTTTGTCTCCGTATCCCCCGAAAATAAGAACATTCTCCGGTGGAGATAACAAAGGAGAAACAACCTATGACATCTGGAGATATGAAGTGAAGATGGTGTTAAAAGACTCAGGCTACACAAGAGAACAAAAAGATTTCGCCATCAGAAGGTCGCTTACAGGATCAGCAGCCAGGGTAGTCATGTACCAAGGCCTGGATAAACCATTAAGCGATATTTTAGAAACATTAGATAGCGTGTACGGCAGTGTAGAAAATAAACAACAGTTATTATCAGAATTTTACGGAGCAAGACAGAGACAAGATGAAGACATCACAGCATGGAGTGGGAGACTGGAGGAAATCATCGGAAAGGGATTAGAGAAAGGAATAGTTAGacaaaatgaagtgaattccaTGTTACATTCAATGCTTTGGACTGGACTGAGACAGGAACTTAAAGATATAAGTGGATATAAATACGACAATATACAAGACTTTAACAAGTTAAGAATAGCCCTGAGACAAATCGAAAAAGATCATCAGCAAGATCAACAGAAAACATCCAAATCAAATACAGCTACCA CAAAACGCTCCACAGCAATACAGAGGAAATCAACATTACAGAGGAACACAATACAGAGGAACATACAATGGACAACAACAGAGAAACTCAAACACGTATCAAACATCAGCTGA
- the LOC105348945 gene encoding mitochondrial inner membrane protease subunit 2 — protein sequence MRETLIKAGKVCLGVVMTTIPGMYAFREAVGYVARVDGISMQETLNPSDSKSHDYVFLSKSNSLLKKGNLRHGDIVSIKSPRHPATYIIKRVVGLEGDIVQIPENTKINPQWDNPKGVLNYAKRTIQVPKGHCWVEGDNARLSQDSRFYGPISLGLITAKATHVVYPRWKRLESVDVSDGRVIKEQERLNI from the exons ATGAGAGAGACTTTGATAAAGGCGGGTAAGGTATGCCTGGGGGTGGTGATGACCACTATCCCAGGGATGTATGCCTTCCGAGAGGCAGTGGGTTACGTGGCCCGGGTCGATGGAATCTCTATGCAG GAAACTTTGAACCCAAGTGACTCCAAAAGTCATGACTACGTTTTCTTGAGCAAGTCCAACAGTCTTCTGAAGAAAGGAAATCTCCGACATGGAGATATTGTGTCCATCAA GTCTCCCAGACATCCTGCTACGTACATCATAAAAAGGGTGGTAGGACTGGAAGGAGACATCGTTCA GATTCCAGAAAACACGAAAATAAACCCACAGTGGGATAACCCCAAAGG AGTGTTGAACTATGCCAAGAGGACAATACAAGTTCCTAAGGGCCATTGCTGGGTGGAGGGCGATAATGCTCGACTCAGTCAAGACAGCAGGTTTTACGGACCT ATTTCACTAGGACTTATAACTGCCAAGGCAACACATGTAGTATACCCCCGCTGGAAGCGGTTAGAGTCAGTAGATGTGTCAGATGGACGAGTGATTAAGGAGCAAGAACGACTGAATATCTGA
- the LOC105348946 gene encoding leucine-rich repeat neuronal protein 1, with product MLKATTDLSVQFFSFLVMSFLFSHMISMRSDATNTTDSGWGSGEACPENCTCRAMDYPKYRSLFNKTVVCTGVQFLNNIFPENIPLDVEILDLSHCRLTRLSLRLMLKHLRFLDISYNDLKVMDRQIHKLTALRQLIMRNNSLSYLQNGAFSGMLYLEVLDLSNNQLYSIEPHTFGGLNYLKKLNLEGNRLHFLSPQWFVSMPSLGWLFLSNNLIGRLKANVFEMLSGLFTMKLDENRISYIEPGAFNGLSHLRILYLTDNLLQTIPSQELHNLPLLQYLYFDKNPVLRIPTLAFHSMNLSMLTMSYMPHLKVIEKESFLNLKHLVTLQLHDNSELVYIDPNAFVNCSHLKNLYLHNNKLQSVSSVLKDSLPALKTLHLYNNELECDCNAMWMKQENLREISNKTYRSVLFGDSLLKCGSPPNRKGILLRDLPLSALNFTCAPVIIPLFRRSYNLSIGEELHLECYAMGLPSPKITWRLPNGTLLDKENLRKGRYEIRNNSRFILRYLYESDTGRYSCEAQSVSGFDTESSIVTVNNKPVRISAEYVAGNFITISWNGTRNQWSMTGYEIHYKPLDNSEKFQIIPLDRRLRQFRYTFTNLSPLTTYMFCIVYVFETELYTVHCTNITTGDKDLSTTGITHINSKMIVGVVTSIFMLLILGCCVLVVRRVGKRKDYLEPLYSKDTESLIDVIPLESMYQGQTTPAACSSRTSLIQSQD from the coding sequence ATGCTGAAAGCGACCACAGACCTGTCTGTTcaatttttcagttttcttgtcatgagttttttattttcacacaTGATTTCCATGCGAAGCGATGCAACAAATACCACAGACTCTGGCTGGGGGTCAGGGGAGGCGTGTCCAGAAAACTGCACCTGTAGAGCCATGGACTACCCCAAATACAGGAGTCTTTTTAACAAGACTGTTGTGTGTACTGGAGTCCAATTCCTCAATAACATTTTCCCTGAAAACATTCCTCTAGATGTTGAGATCTTGGACCTATCCCACTGCCGTCTCACTCGTCTCAGTCTGAGACTAATGCTGAAGCATCTGAGATTCTTGGACATCTCCTACAATGATTTGAAGGTGATGGACAGACAAATACACAAGTTAACAGCTCTGAGACAGCTTATCATGAGAAACAACAGTTTGTCCTATCTACAGAACGGTGCTTTCAGTGGTATGCTGTACCTAGAGGTACTCGATCTTTCCAACAACCAACTCTACTCAATCGAACCCCATACCTTTGGCGGATTAAATTATCTGAAAAAACTGAACCTGGAGGGTAACCGCTTGCATTTTTTGTCGCCTCAGTGGTTTGTCAGCATGCCAAGCCTGGGCTGGCTTTTTCTGTCTAACAATTTAATTGGTCGACTTAAAGCTAATGTGTTTGAAATGCTCTCCGGGCTTTTTACCATGAAGCTTGATGAAAACCGGATTTCTTACATCGAGCCTGGTGCATTTAATGGACTTTCGCACCTGCGGATTCTATATCTGACTGACAACCTCCTTCAAACCATTCCATCACAAGAACTACACAATCTTCCGTTGTTACAGTACCTGTATTTTGACAAGAACCCCGTTCTACGTATTCCTACACTCGCCTTTCATTCTATGAACTTAAGTATGCTCACAATGAGTTATATGCCTCATCTAAAAGTTATAGAAAAAGAGtcttttttgaatttgaagCATCTGGTGACTTTACAACTGCACGATAACAGTGAACTTGTATATATTGATCCCAACGCATTTGTGAATTGTTCACACTTAAAAAATTTATACCTTCATAATAACAAACTTCAAAGTGTGTCTTCCGTCTTAAAAGACAGTCTGCCTGCTTTAAAAACACTGCACTTGTACAATAACGAGCTTGAATGTGACTGCAATGCAATGTGGATGAAACAGGAAAATCTGAgagaaatatcaaacaaaacttATAGATCTGTTCTCTTCGGGGACTCCTTGTTGAAGTGTGGCTCCCCTCCAAACAGAAAGGGCATTCTGCTGCGAGATCTGCCTCTTTCCGCTCTGAATTTTACATGTGCCCCTGTAATTATCCCCCTGTTCAGAAGAAGTTACAATCTGAGTATCGGGGAGGAGCTGCATTTAGAGTGTTACGCAATGGGTTTACCGTCACCGAAGATAACTTGGCGCTTGCCAAACGGTACGTTATTAGACAAGGAAAATTTACGCAAAGGTCGTTATGAAATTCGTAATAATTCGAGGTTCATACTGAGATATCTATATGAGAGTGATACAGGGAGGTACTCCTGTGAAGCACAGAGTGTGTCAGGATTCGACACTGAATCCTCGATAGTGACTGTCAATAATAAGCCGGTTCGAATCTCAGCAGAATATGTAGCTGGAAATTTCATTACCATTTCATGGAATGGGACTCGAAACCAGTGGTCCATGACTGGTTACGAGATCCATTACAAGCCATTGGACAATTcagaaaaatttcaaatcattcCATTGGACCGCCGACTTCGACAATTTCGTTACACATTTACCAATCTGTCTCCTTTAACCACCTACATGTTCTGTATTGTGTACGTGTTTGAAACAGAGCTTTACACTGTTCACTGCACGAACATTACAACAGGCGACAAAGATCTGAGCACAACGGGGATCACACACATTAACTCCAAGATGATTGTGGGCGTTGTGACATCAATATTCATGTTGTTGATTCTGGGATGTTGTGTCCTTGTTGTTCGTCGTGTTGGAAAACGAAAAGACTACCTGGAACCGCTGTACAGTAAAGACACAGAGAGTCTTATAGACGTAATACCCTTGGAATCAATGTACCAAGGGCAGACAACTCCGGCAGCATGCTCCTCACGCACATCGCTGATTCAGTCTCAGGACTGA